ctggttttggttgtgggtttttttgttgttgttgtttgttgttttttttttttactatcaTTGTGAAGTAGAGTGTTACTTTTGATACAAGCTAGTCAGCAGCCTTGGCTAATGTATGTGGATGATATTTGCAGGTTTTGTGGAGACTGTCAGGCAGATTGCCTTGACTCATAATGCATATTAGTAGTAGGAGAGAGAACCTTGTCCTGTGTGCATTAGTTTCTAGTTTTGCCATCATTTAAATGACTGATGCTGCTCTTTCATTTACAATGGAAAGTTTTTAAACCAAGGAGACTTGTAATGacaggaagaagcagctgtggaGAAGCAACCCGTTGATGGTTTGAGGCACTCACTTAGAGATAGCCACTTGCTGGATTCTCCTGCAGGTGGAAGCTTCTGATTCTTTATCAAAACTTGCAGTTTGTTAGACTCCCTGAGACCCAGAGATAAACCAGAACAATTGCTGGTCTTATCTGTGAGAGGTCTTATTTAAGTGGTAATCAGTTCAATAAAGGAACTGGAGAGTGGTATTCTTCATATTGATGTCTATGCCAAGTACAGTGACACAAACTCTGGCTGGATACTTGTGTTAGAAAAGGGGCAAGTTCTAGGGAGGGAGCTCAAGATTGTGTTAGAATATTCCTTTTTTAGGGTTGCTTAAGCGTTATTTGGTTGAttcccttccccccctttttttctgcaagtagTATTTAACCACTATAATCACAAATTTTAGTACACACCATGTTTGTGCTTTAACACCTATTTCTATACAGGTTAACATCACTCtctttgctgctatttttttttagtgtttaatCTTTGTGCCTATTCTATATCACATGGTGTGAAACTATGAAACAACAACACAAAAGGCTTTAGGATCTTAGTTTCCTAAGGTTTCCTTGAGTTATCTTGAGCTTGATAAAGAAGAGTCAAAACTCTGCTAGTCTGTTTGTGGAACTCGTATCTTAGAGAGTTTGGAGGCAGCTCCCTAGCTAAGCTTTGCCACATGAAGCTGAGAGCAGGCAGCTCCGCCTTCTGCTTCAGGTTATGGACCTTTGCTGCAGGATTAGGGAGGCCCTCAAGGAAGTGCTCAGGTCGTCTCTTACAGGCGTGTACCTGATCTTCAGATCTCGTATATCCGCAGGCTGGtatatttattatgtttttgGCTGGCCAAAATTGcaggtgtggtttttttttttttttaatttcatctagTCTTTGCAAAGTGTCCATAGGCTTTCCTTATAGAATACAGTTACACTCTTCTCTTGCAGCTTTCCGTGATTGCTTGTACTGTGGTCTGTGCAAACTGACATTGCAGATGCCCACTGAAATTGCAATTGGGTAGAAtacagttgctttttttctttttcttctccccctttttcttctccccctttttcttctccccctttttcttctccccctttttcttctccccctttttcttctccccctttttcttctccccctttttcttctccccctttttcttctccccctttttcttctccccctttttcttctccccctttttcttctccccctttttcttctccccctttttcttctccccctttttcttctcccccgACAGTGTCCACATCACAGCTTaaagtgggggtgggggggagggggaaagttTAAAAACCCTAAAACACCCATGTTTTGCTTCTAGTTTAGGCTGTATATCTCCCTGATCATCATAGGGACTGTGATCAGCAGAaggctttggattttttttttttttgtttagtggAAATAAGAGATGCCTGGAagtaaaagtttaaaatatttctgttcagcCTCAGTGCATATCTAGACTACGAGTCCAGATGCTTGATTGGAGGAGAAAGGGGATTGTGGGTATTAGTGTGGCTTTATGacactttttcctctgtgtgcaGAGGTGTATGATGTATGGTGGGGCATGGTAACAAAACTGAAAGTGTCATAAATAGAATATAAACAGTACAAATAAATGTTACAAACAATATAAACAAACATTGCCTAGCagtaaaaatattgtgaaatatAGTAAACCAATACATCATTTTGCCAGTAGGTGGCAATAGAAGTTTGAATATTGACTACTACAAATCTCAGAAGTGTATGGTTATCTGCTGTATGTTAGAATGACACTCTGCATagtctgaaaatacatttatagaCTGTAAAATCTGAATAAATTGAAATAACTAATTACCAAGATACAAATGACCTATCTTTTCTAGGGAACGGCATTGCTATGGCTCCCAAAGGGGATCAAactttttgcagtgttttacaCCTTGGGAAATATTGCTGCATTAGCCAGGTATGATTGCTTAATTATTGTTATTAGAAAAGTACTTTTCATCTacacttccatttcttttactCTAAAATGGTGTCTGTTTGTGTTGTGTATAAACAACATTGTTTTCATATTGAAATGCTACTAAGAGAAAATCTTGTTTGCCTTACAGTTTTAAGATTATCAGAATTAGTGAATATCAGTTATTCACTTGTTATTGCCCCATTGTGATGTCTTAAGTGATTGTTTTGTGGACAGATCACAACTGCTATCTGAAGTATGAATAACAAATTGCTGGCTGAACGTTTTGTACTTTTTAAGTCCTTCTGCCTTCCGTACCTTCTGAGGTGCAGAGGTCCCTCCGTTTCAGGGGCAATTTGGTAGTCTGCCCACTGTGTGGATGCTTTGTTACTGGAAGgagctttttgcttttaacagaGAGATCATCCTGTTTCTAGGAAAACCTCTTTGAAAAAGGAGAGGTTCAGGAAATCCTTATTTTGACTCTAAGGCCAGGCAGAATCTAAAAATCATTCACAGTGTATTGTTAAACTCCATGCTTGGTTCCTTACAGTGTTCCCCATAGCAGTTATTCTTAAAAGATTTGTGAAAGGGACCTCCTAGGATCTAAAactcttcttttgctgtttgaaaGACATGTAAGAAACAATGTcaataaagtattttcagtttctgtttgtCCTCCTGCTCTTACTGTCTTGGCATAGATGAAGCATGATCATGGGACTCGGAACGTATGGAGTCTGGTCTTGAGTTTCATGGACTCTGTGACTTTATTAGTCAAGGTACTTAGCTCTTGAGTCAAAGCATTGTTAATCTGTTAAAACTCCAGCAATGTGACATTAACATTTGAGAAATGTGATGGTGTACTGCTTTTCCTCAACAAATTTGTTAGGGGACAAAAATGTTTATACTGGAATTGAGTCTCATTTGTATAACTATTCCATCTCATActaaaacaagacaaaaggTAAATACTGGAGGTAGGCGAAACTGAgtatttccctttctctcccttaCTTTAGTCTTTATTCTTCgttgttggcttttttcttaCCTAGTATTTTGGGTGTGTTTTCACTGCTTCAAATTAAATTAGCATTTTAGAAACTTGGTACTAATCAAGTCTAATTGTCAGTGAACTAAGAGGAAAGCTTTTACAGACTGGTATTTCTTTTAGGAGAATACTAACAAACTTTAGTCTGGACTCCAACTAAAATTAGAAGTAAAAAGAGGCTCCCTTCCCCTTCAGTAGTTCTTTTAGATACAAACAAGAGGAAACTGTCTTCTAAGAACAGTAGGAAATAAAGTCCCAAACTGACAAGGAGATTTAAACTTTTTCAGGCTTGTTTGCAagtctgtatttaaaacaaatgcagttaCCACTCTTACTAAATAGTCCTGTCTGGCCTGTTTTTACTATGCTTTTCTAGTCACAAACACGAAAATAACGATACTTACTTGATTATTCTCTGGGATGATGGGTATATCTTCTACAGAATGTGTTGTTTATAAGAAATCCTGTGTAAGTGGAGGACCTCCAGattttctccagcctttctgCTCACTCTGGATTCTCTTGCATCTCTGGAGAAGCTCTTGTGATGCCTGTCCTTCAATGCTAATCAGGCTAGCATCgatgcattttgctttctgtattttttttctgcctatttTATGTGGCCTGAACCTCCCTCATTTTTACCACTGCATTTTCATCATCCCTATCCTTCCTCTAGctaactaatttttttattctagttCTTCaggtctctttctttttgtcttaatttaattttatggcCCAGCAGCcaagattaaaaaatactgaggaAAAGTTAGTTTGGATTGcagtgaatttaatttttttttttcttttgaattgagaaaatatttttttccatttaatgtGGATTTCTGAGGTCTGTCTACGCAGCttaaaaacaaagtgaagaGAAGGGGATATATACACAAAGTTGCTGGTAGGCGAACATCTGGGTGTGGGAGGTCATGGGTTCAGTTTACTGCTTGGGACATGGATTCCCATATTTCTTCTATCTTAGAAGATGTGTGTTTCACCAGGCATATGACTGATTTCAGGAGGGAGCTCTACCAAACTCTTCAATGCTACTGATTTCATTTCATATAAACAAATATTAACTAGAAAAAGAGTTAAGCTAGCTTTCCTACTCTGTAGCAGAGCATTCAGACCACCACAAGGTTACAGGCATTCTCAGTCTCTCACTGAATATTTTCTACAAAGCAGAATGGCTTCAATGACAGGGAAGGAAGAGACTCATCTCAGAACATTTGGAGCCAGGTAATTAGTCCTGTGGTTGTGAATTCTTGGTTTACATCGCATTTCTTTGCAAGAACAGGTACAGCATAGCGTTGCTGATGATTTTCATTGTCCCTTCAAGTTCACTACAGACTAGAAGAAAGCAGGAGGGTTTAATACAAACTACtgaaggttttttccttctgtttttgcTCACTGAGTTTGGGCAAAAAGTTAGAGTGTCCCTGTAATATTGATTGTAGCTACTTGTGTGCTCCTGGCCAAGAAGTTTATTGTTAAACAGAAGGTTTCTACAGAAGTTTGGTCTTTGTATTCTTTGCATTCTTTTGGCAAGTCAGTTCTTAGAACAGCCTCAACATGAAATTCACTGGACTTCAACTTGACTACCCTCTGTGATAAGTGGTAATGTTTTGGAAAGAATTTCATGACCAAAGGTGACCCAATACATAAGCTGTTTCCAGGACCAAATTCATGGAGTATTTCACCTTTCATTCTAGCGGGTCTCTGTTGCTAAAcactgaaatgccttttttaaagcctttgcACTCATCTAACTGCTGGAAAACTGGTTAATTACCTATTGTCTTTTGCAAAGATTTATTTGAAAGTGATTtaccatttgttttgttttttccctcctattAGTACATGTTTCCTGATGGGGCCCCTGAAGCAATTGAAAGCAATGTTTGATCCAAAAAGATTAATAGCTACAGTTGTGATGTTGGTAAATATACTGTCTTTACTTCCTTTTGctaaaaagttttcctttagCCTAAATGTGAGGCTTTACTAAAGAGAGGTGATTTCTCAGTCCAACTCTTTTTTTGTACTGAGTCATAATAGTCAAGCTGATTAGCTCTGTATATCATAAAGATTATCAAACTCCTTTCTGTGAGCTTGTGTTCTTGTtgcttatgattttttttttctaagttaaCCATTCGGAGTAAAATGTTCTTTACTAAATGCTAATATTAggttgattattttttcttactcGTTTTCTAAAACAATTGCTTCAAGAACCAGGCTAGAGAGAGACTTTTGAGCTACTGTGAAAAGTTGGTGGTGACCAAGTCTAGCTTGATAGTTGTTTGGTGGCTGCAGTTCTGTTTGTATAGCTTAGTGGTTCAACACTTTCAAAGcaatggagaaaattaacttctcTGCCAAAGTCCGGGAAGCCATATGTTCAGCTTCACGCTTCTCCATTGTGAGGTCCTTGGCTCCTTTACTTCCATGACCATCGTTCCTTCTTTCAGGAGGATGGAAAAAACTAGCCCTGTCCCCAGTCTCAGAATTCCTATCCCAAAACTCTGTATTAGGtagttaaaaaaagtttctgcccttgctgcttctctgttttgtacttgttttctcttttgttcctCCTGATTTatttcaacttttatttttgaaatgtagtTGGCTGTCCTACCTCTCATACAGCTTTCTTTTCTAGTTGATTGCAGCTGATGTGGATAAGAAACCCTTCATTAATTCTTTCTGGATGGCTGTCATATGGATTGTATATTCTTTCTCTCACACacccacatgaaaaaaaaaagttacaatctCATTTGAGAAGGTTATGTTTGCCCGCATCTTTTGGAGAAGTGACTTGATCCTTGCTTGGGCTCTGAGCTTTGTTAAAGATGTGACTTTTTGCCATCTCTTCCAAATCATACCAAGTTACAAGTCCTAGGGAAGTTATGTTTCATAGGTCATTTTCATGCAGTAAAAATGTCAAGAATATCTTCAGTTCTCTGGAGTCTTTGTTTGCTGAGCATGAATTCTTCAGCACTTTACAGCTGTGGGCTTTTTCTGGTCAAGCTGGGGGCCTAAGCCAGACACTAAAACAGGcagcataaaaattatttgctctgtTACCCTGTCATCTGCTATGCTTAGACATGGtgacaaaataatttgctttgaaGGCTGTAGAAACTAAACACGTCAGGGAAACGGGAAGagaacagagagcagaaaaaaaaaaaaaaatagcagacctacctgcctgcctgcctgtgcagaGAAGCTACCAACAAGGTTAGGAAAAGGCAGAATGAAAGGTTTCTTCTAATGGGGAACAGGAACACTGGATGAGAGCTAAGACTGTTAAGATGGAAAATTACAGTAATACAGAGAAGGACAGGTAAAATTCTAAAGTTTAGAAAACTTTTTATGTGTTTGACTGTTTTCTTCCCATCCTAACACAAAGCTAGAATCGTAGGCAACTCAGGAGTCACAAATACGTTTGGAAAATTTCAAGAGAGCctgttacttttatttctttcaataaaatGCCATCTTGTCAGATGTTGATGTTATGAATACTAGATCCAAAATGATACTATATATTGAAAAAATAGAATAGCAGTTCCCAGACTATGTGGTTGCTTTCAAGCAAGCGTTATCATCTAAGCATACCTCTTAATAGACCTAACACATAAGGCTACACAGACCTGATTATACTTCTCCTGATTCTTGAAGTCAGttcctgcctcctcttccttctaaGACTTGTCCCAGCCCTTCTGGCCATGGAGCACATCATACTGAGCTTTACATGGAATTCAGCAGATAGTCACTGTGTGACAGCTTTTGGCTCTGTTTGTTTCATGAGTCTGTTCTGAAAATGCTGATTACCCattgaaaacatgaaaacagtTACTGTATTTGCTTTGTTGTGTATTTGAgtattcattcttttctttttttttgtctctcctttcatcccccctcccccccccccgccccagcttTTCCTAGTATTGACTCTGTGTGCTGTATTCTGGGTAAGTGAGAATACTTTGTTCCTCTAAAGATCAATCTAGCTTGGTTAGTTTATTAGTTGTATTACAGCTTTAACATACAGTTCAGTTGTAGAGGAAAGATGAGCTTGTGTGTGTGGTATTTTTGTGTTCAGGTGGAGTGATGAGCCTGCTGGCTACAAAGCAatgcagccttccacctgcaTGTGATGTAGGTGAGAATACAAAATCTAGAGCATCAGGTTCAGTCTGCAGACCTCTGGACTAAGAACTaagaaaagcaagttaaaaTATACTTTCATCTTAGTGATGTGTACTTCTGTCAGAGAATATCAGAGAATATGTAGTGGTCTTTAGAAATAATAAGTACAGAATATTAAACTGATTAAGACAAAGGAAGAGACACAGAACAAGTACCTTCAGGCATCTTGATTGTAAAACTGGCTGTAGTTATGTTCCACAGAAGTAAATATGTAGCTGAAGCAAACTTCCATATTTGCAGAAGTACAGTATTATGAATGAAAGTGAAAGTGTTAGCACTGATGCCGTTAAGTGTTTTCAAAGCTAGAGAAGGTGTTCATGGCGTGATGCTAATAGAGTGATGGATAAAATGAATGGAAAGTTGTTAGAGTGGAAAGGAGTAGCAAATTAAGTTAGGGAAGTTAAGGAAATTTAGTCATCATCAGTTAACTAAATTTTTGGCTGAACAGGCTGTTGCAGTTGTTTGCAGTATAGACTGGTGCAAAATGAACTAACTTgcaatatttgctttatttttacttagtGGAACAAAAAAGGTTTGGCAGTGTTATTCTGCATATTGCAGTTCTTGGCAATGACCTGGTAAgattcttaaaattaattttaatttcttctccctACCCCTACACCCTCACGATTGTAAATCTGTCTGtctctatatatatatgctttaCATAACCTAAGTGTGCCCAAATGCTAGCCTCAATCTGTTTTCCTAGGCTAGGCTGTGTAACTTCAGCAAAATCTATATGCAATCATCTTGcaaaaatggtaattttaaGTATATTCTGCAATGTGTGAACTTATTTGAGGCATTATGAAAAGAATATATATGCAAAAAACTCATGCCTTTTCTCTGTTGTGAAAATAACTGTATATTCCATATGCCCCCTTTTGATTATCTGCCTCTCTTTTTGAGTTCTAactagattttcattttttgaagtgGGAGAaactaaataatattttcatagGGTGTGTCCTGCCCCAACAAAATTCAGCGGCATGAAGTAAAGAGTGGGTGGTTGTGAGAGGGTAAATTTAGCACAGCAGGTACTATGATGACCATCCAGATGTGCTCAAGGGCTGGGCCTGGGAACGTGTGAGCACAGTTAGGTGAATGCTTGCAAGCCTGGCAGATGTTTTGGAAGTTACTGCTTTCTCCGTGGAGATACAACGGAACGTACTTGGTCTCCTTGTCCCAGGTGAACTACTCGGTACTAACTCGTAGGCGATCCAAGGTGACCACAGTTCTTGTTTGAACTTGCCCTGAACGCACAGTGGATGATGAACTTGGATCTGAGGACAAATAACCATTTGTTCAGGATAGGGACTGCTGGGCATCATGCTGGGCCCAGGTAAATGCTTGATACTAGATAGAGGGAACATTGCTAACTCAAACTATGTTCTAACTCAGACATGTTTACAGCAGACAGCTTCACGTTTGTTAAGCGTCCTAGAGCTTAATCGGGCTGGGCACGAGAAGAAAACATAGCCTGGAGGCTTGCAAGAAGCAAGTTTCAGAGGATAATAGAATTATCAGCTGTTTGAGTGTCACAGTTGTGGCGTGTTATTCATACTACAGCATATATCTGTATTTAGGGTTACATAAATAATATGTTTAGATGTATATTTGCATAGTAACgtttaaactggaaaaagttCTCTCTGTCATCTTGAAGAATACGGTTTTCCCAGAAATTTCCATTCCTTTTGAAACTGGTTATAGTAAATCTGCTTTTTTAAGTTTATGTGCAATAACAGTTAcacagtatatttaaaaaaaaaaaaaaaaaaaagaaaaaaatctggaaatccTTGGCAGTGTGTTTAGTTCTTGTCCAAGCATGTCTTCTTTTCTCAGGCAAGCATTAAATTGAGTAGGTAATCTCATTTAAAGTTTTGTTACAACAGgttgtttttattaatgttaGACTAAAGTAATGGGGTTCTAGGAGAGATGTGAACACTGtgaaatacacttttttcctcttcttttcaggTATAGTCTGTCATATATTCCTTTTGCAAGGTGAGTCTGCATAATTACTTCTGTCTTAACAAACGATAGCTATCTTTATGCTAGGGAGGGGGGAACAAGTCCTTAAATTCAGTATGTGAAAAAACATaacctcctccctttccttttaatttttagaaaataacatAGCTGAACTCAAAGTAATGCTTAATATAAGCTTTAAATGCAAGTAAAGTGCATATAGTAATTCTCTCTGTTAAATTTCATTCTAGTtttcatcactgaaaataatttttttttttgtttaaattctccagtgatttaaaaatgcattcatgGAATAGCGACCTTTCTAGTACTTACATTAAAAGATAACTTACAGATCTGACATCTTaggtaaaagcaaacaagcaagcatAGTTTCAGTTGCTAAGTCTACTTCTGAATTCCTCCATCATTTTTGAGAGGCgagttaattttcattttggcaaGCCTCTCTCTTTCATTTCACTCTTGTGCATACAAAAAGGCAATGAAAGTTAGCCAAACACATAGTGAAACCACATGTAAGTAAACAAACGGAAGAATCTGTTTTTTCTATAATGTTTCATGTAAAATGCAGTTTGGTCTTTCAGCActgtgctgcttaaaaaaaatatagtgcTTCCGTGTCTGTGTATTACTTAGTGAGGTTTTCTGTAGTGGcggggaaaaaagaatacagaatGTTGTGTATCCTCCCTTTCATCTGATATCTTCCTGTAGTGTTTCTGTGACTTTGCTGAAAACTCTGTActacagatttttgttttaagcttCAGATTTGATCTAGGGAGGATTAagccatatatattttttttta
This genomic interval from Pelecanus crispus isolate bPelCri1 chromosome 3, bPelCri1.pri, whole genome shotgun sequence contains the following:
- the SFT2D1 gene encoding vesicle transport protein SFT2A encodes the protein MEKLRRVLTGQDDEEQGLTAQVLDASTLSFGTRVRWFAICFVAGIVCSILGTALLWLPKGIKLFAVFYTLGNIAALASTCFLMGPLKQLKAMFDPKRLIATVVMLLFLVLTLCAVFWWNKKGLAVLFCILQFLAMTWYSLSYIPFARDAVIKCFSSCLG